A window from Mya arenaria isolate MELC-2E11 chromosome 9, ASM2691426v1 encodes these proteins:
- the LOC128246330 gene encoding MOXD1 homolog 1-like, with protein MWPTGRIIAAFCLLKFSTAYPYFRDKIPNGHIVANPCNTSEIWFGVGHMQRYGNGELDVFGHDFQKLGMEWTKALCRMDSDGDGFTNGEELGDPNCDWIPGGSPLCLHNSTGHACVKPGFDLKCDGFQCAAKAGTKELEIMFSETDVPQQSKTYKCQAFALPIDKDYHLAAVTPNISNINHVHHMTLLGCRRQIESRHTDAPHECTMGDRASCSDPLLVWTIGDLGVCFSNKQAAWRLGKTGYKYVMIETLYYNENLESGVFDASGLTLHYTESLRPNDLGAFYVGQVSLVYIPPGKRSFEVSGVCKGYCIGGELMEEEITIIGGQTQMRHRGKSGKIYIGRTDKTTDVIVEDDDYHYDDPKIHMFETPKTLEYGESLGVNCTYDTTGEYKTVLFGNDVNVNEMCSGYIYYYPKDGLNGYACVVVNNIDSCEMRKNTIAGCEWRNLYNESHPDTMKAMNNVATKCVAGKCLPECQSVAEYYSKHPCYSGELRDYQLLYAMPSMQDVEMNARQLDFWLRLLSCDSCKENGTSAAMFHHGSGFILLVLACFVFLLLNMQ; from the exons ATGTGGCCAACTGGACGAATCATTGCAGCTTTCTGCTTGCTCAAATTCAGCACGGCATACCCTTACTTTCGGGACAAAATACCAAACGGCCATATAGTAGCAAATCCGTGTAATACGTCTGAGATATGGTTTGGGGTTGGACATATGCAGAGATATGGAAATGGAGAACTCGATGTATTTGGACATGACTTCCAAAAGCTTGGAATG GAATGGACAAAAGCTCTGTGCAGGATGGATTCTGACGGTGATGGTTTTACAAATGGTGAGGAACTAGGTGACCCGAACTGCGACTGGATCCCGGGCGGCAGCCCCTT GTGTCTGCACAATTCTACTGGCCACGCATGCGTTAAGCCAGGGTTTGATCTTAAGTGTGATGGGTTTCAATGTGCGGCAAAAGCAG GAACTAAGGAACTCGAAATAATGTTCAGTGAAACTGATGTACCACAGCAGTCCAAGACATACAAGTGTCAGGCATTTGCTTTACCTATAGACAAAGACTACCACCTTGCGGCGGTCACACCGAACATTAGCAACATCAATCACGTACATCATATGACCTTATTGGGTTGCCGAC GCCAGATCGAGTCACGACACACAGATGCACCACACGAATGCACGATGGGCGATAGAGCATCTTGTAGCGACCCACTATTGGTGTGGACCATAGGTGACCTCGGCGTTTGCTTCAGCAACAAACAAGCGGCTTGGCGTTTGGGAAAAACTGGATACAAATATGTTATGATagag ACACTTTATTACAACGAAAACCTAGAAAGCGGCGTGTTCGATGCATCCGGTTTGACGTTGCATTATACCGAATCTTTACGACCAAATGACCTTGGAGCCTTCTATGTGGGACAAGTTTCATTGGTTTATATTCCACCAGGAAAGAGAAGTTTTGAAGTCAGCGGGGTGTGTAAGGGATACTGTATCGGAGGAGAGTTAATGGAGGAAGAAATAACTATTATAGGAGGACAAACGCAAATGCGCCATCGTG GCAAATCTGGCAAAATATATATCGGCAGAACTGACAAAACGACGGATGTTATAGTAGAAGATGACGATTACCACTACGATGACCCTAAAATACATAT gttTGAAACACCAAAGACCCTTGAATACGGAGAATCGTTGGGGGTAAATTGCACATATGATACCACTGGTGAATACAAAACTGTATTGTTTGGTAACGATGTGAACGTGAATGAAATGTGTTCCGGATACATTTACTACTATCCAAAGGACGGATTAAACGGATATG CATGCGTGGTGGTAAACAACATAGACTCCTGTGAAATGCGGAAGAATACCATTGCTGGGTGTGAGTGGCGGAATCTTTATAATGAGTC GCACCCTGACACAATGAAGGCAATGAACAATGTCGCTACCAAGTGCGTGGCTGGCAAATGTCTGCCGGAATGTCAAAGCGTCGCGGAATATTACTCGAAACATCCCTGTTATTCCGGCGAGCTACGGGACTATCAACTATTATATGCAATGCCCAGCATGCAGGATGTTGAAATGAATGCTAGACAACTCGACTTTTGGCTTCGATTGCTTTCATGTGACTCTTGCAAAGAAAACGGCACCAGTGCTGCGATGTTCCATCACGGCAGTGGCTTTATTCTGTTAGTGCtggcttgttttgtttttttattgcttaaCATGCAATAA
- the LOC128202961 gene encoding thymidine kinase 2, mitochondrial-like has protein sequence MLSVKGLSLENVQPTPKRQPRAKKPFTVAVEGNIGSGKSTCLEYFHKQKEVEVVPEPVFKWKDVKGYNTLELMYKDASRWSLAFQSYVQLTMAEVHRKETTCPVKMIERSLYSARYCFVENLYKGGLMPEIDYAILSEWYDWIQENEDMHIDLIVYLQASSPTCQSRIKKRNRHEEQAVPIEYLDSLNSLHEDWLIKQSKFKTPCPVLIINTDCGMDDMYRKFELHRDEILQINKEN, from the exons ATGCTGAGCGTTAAAGGATTGTCCTTAG AAAATGTGCAGCCAACACCAAAGAGACAGCCTAGAGCTAAGAAACCGTTTAcg GTAGCAGTCGAAGGCAACATAGGCAGTGGAAAGTCTACATGTCTGGAATACTTCCACAAACAGAAGGAAGTTGAA GTCGTCCCGGAGCCAGTATTCAAGTGGAAGGATGTGAAAGGCTACAACACACTG gagTTGATGTACAAGGATGCGTCCCGCTGGAGTCTTGCCTTCCAGTCGTATGTACAGCTAACCATGGCTGAGGTTCATAGGAAGGAAACA ACATGCCCAGTGAAGATGATAGAGAGGTCGCTGTACAGTGCACGTTACTGCTTTGTAGAGAACCTCTATAAAGG GGGTTTGATGCCGGAAATAGACTATGCCATCCTGTCAGAGTGGTATGACTGGATCCAGGAGAATGAAGATATGCATATTGATCTCATAG TGTACCTGCAAGCCTCCTCTCCCACCTGCCAGTCACGAATCAAGAAGAGAAATCGACATGAAGAGCAGGCTGTTCCTATC GAATACCTTGATTCCTTGAATTCTCTACACGAAGATTGGCTGATTAAGCAGAGCAAGTTTAAGACGCCCTGTCCTGTATTG ataATCAATACAGATTGTGGTATGGATGACATGTATAGGAAGTTTGAATTACACCGGGATGAGATTCTACAAATAAACAAGGAAAACTGA